The following are from one region of the Palaemon carinicauda isolate YSFRI2023 unplaced genomic scaffold, ASM3689809v2 scaffold7, whole genome shotgun sequence genome:
- the LOC137637383 gene encoding uncharacterized protein — MPRNYQPRNILTTDRTNLDKAFYHRLETGCSIRTACNLFGVKVSTLGDAFTRSIKESDGRTFVPKHQNVKKVFTDAQERLIEEYSIEIARMFYGLPTRAFRRMILKYAEAVGSPSIPDAWKREGMATRDWYYGYMFRHPRLALKAPEGMSLSCAMAFNRVNVEVFFKAYVEAVERHSFMPARIFNLDESGLSTVMKPCKVVCERGRPVASQVARERGNHMTFVGIVNAAGHGFPPVFIIARKKMNADFQRGTTPGTTVLLQANGWMDHERFVQTLEHLHKVSYSSVENKILLIMDNAECHMSIHVVEYAIQHGIVIVTEYIRGFDE, encoded by the exons atgcctcgcaactaccagccaaggaacatcctaaccacggataggaccaacttagataaggcattttaccaccgcctagagactggttgtagcatccgcactgcgtgcaacctttttggagttaaagtttcgactcttggg gatgctttcactcggtccatcaaggagagtgatgggaggacgtttgtgcctaagcatcagaacgtcaaaaaggttttcaccgatgcgcaggaacgcttgatcgaggaatactctatcgagatcgcgcggatgttctacggcctgccaacgagagctttcaggaggatgatcctgaagtatgcagaggctgttggcagcccgtctattcctgatgcctggaagagggaaggtatggccacccgtgactggtattacgggtatatgttccgtcatccaaggcttgcattgaaggctccggagggcatgtcactttcgtgcgcgatggctttcaaccgcgtaaacgttgaagtcttcttcaaggcttacgtggaagctgtcgagcgacacagtttcatgccagccaggatcttcaacttggatgagagtggcttgtccactgtgatgaagccatgtaaggttgtttgcgagagaggtcgtcctgttgcttcgcaggttgctcgggagagaggtaatcatatgactttcgtggggattgttaatgctgcagggcatggtttccctccagtgtttatcatcgcacgaaagaagatgaatgctgattttcagagagggactactcctggaaccacagtgctcttgcaggctaacggttggatggaccatgagcgtttcgtgcagacactcgagcatctccataaggtgtcttattcttcagtggagaataagatactgctgataatggacaatgccgagtgtcacatgagcattcatgtggttgagtatgcgatacagcatggcatcgtaattgtcac agaATATATAAGAGGTTTTGATGAATAA